DNA sequence from the Candidatus Cloacimonadota bacterium genome:
GAATGGGTACAACGGCTTCCGTATCTAGCTCGTAAAGGTTGCAATGCTTCAATTCATCCATTGTGAATAAAGAGTTTCGGATTTTTTTTTGCCAAAGCAAGCAGCCGTGATCCAATACCAAAACACGCGCTTCTTTGGCTAAAACGGAGATTACCCTTGTGAACGTCCCCCAATATATACTAAAGCTAAGGTGTTGCTTATATGCTTCTTTGGCAGTTTCCATCAAGCCTTGTAACATAAATCTGTAATGTGCGGCACTAGCATTGGAAATCTCACTGGAGAGTATAAAGCACACGCGTAAGGGAATTTGAAGCTTGTTGGCGTATAGAACGGCAAAATCTAAAGCGGGATTATTCTCTATCCTTTGAGCTTGTTGCATCCAATACAATACATAATTGCCCGAGTTATCGCTAGATTCTTGGGTTCTTAGTATTCTTTGGTTTAAACAACTATCAATGTCAATCATTTATTCTATCCGCTTCCACTATTATGCAAGTCATAATCCAAAACGTCATCAATAAAGTTGAACACATAAATAACGAACAATAAACTGCTCTTTTCCGAAAAACCAAAAAACCATCTTTACCTCTTATCCATAAGAAATCGTAAATCACTTATGATGTCAAGTAAAAGCAGAAAGGCATCTGCTTAAATTAAAGTAATCTGTCCATTCTTTTCCACAATGTAATCTTTTTCATCTCCTGCCCAATGCTTCAAGCTATTCTAAAGCATAATTCAAGCCGATGTAATCCCTAATCTTAGGCATAATCTCGGGATGAACCTTGCCTAAGCATTGCCTGGAACTGTGAGTGTTGCTTCTCAGAAACGATTAAATGAGCCTAGCTTTTTGTGATTAAGACCATGTTTCTATGATTATTTACTATCCAAGACTATATGTAGATTTGTCCGATAATGTGATTTAGGTTAGACCCTAAATGCCGCGTTGAACAGAGCTTAAGACGATACAGGCATCTTAGCATTTTATTGCTAGATGGATTGGTATGCATAATGGCACTCCTAAAACGATACGGCTAGCAAAACGTATGATGTCTTTTTTCAGCTTTTTCTATATCGTAAAAACAACTTGACAAAACTACGATAATACATATAGTGATAGCGTCAGGTGAGAAACATATATTTTGCACTAGGACAAGGGAGAAGACTTTGCTGTTACAGAAGTATTTTGAATCGCGAATGCAGATGATTGATGAGGGCTTGATTAGCGCTTTAAGTTTTGACAAGCGTTATGCTGGGCAATTGAAGGAAGCTATTGCAAAAGCCGTTATTCCTGGTGGGAAAAGATGGCGTCCCTTATTGCTGGTCTCGATATTTGAGATGCTTACAGGGTTGAAGAAAAACAACAAAATCCTTCCAGATGTCATAAAAGCAGCTTGTGCGGTTGAGTTGGTTCATAATGCAGCTTTAATTCATGATGATCTTCCCTCCGTAATGAACAAAAAAGAGCGTCGCGGCAACTTAGCCCTTCATCAGGAATATGGCAATGCGGTGGCGATTCTTGCTGCCGATGCGCTTTTTACTTTAGCTTTTGAAATAATGGGGGAGATCAAGGATGCACGGAAGGCAAATCTTGCTATTCGTAGCCTTGCGCTTAATGCCAAGAGTTATGGTATGATAGGTGGGCAGGTAATAGATCTTGCAAGCAAGCGCAAGGTAATGAAAATTAACACCTTGCGATATATAGATATGAAAAAAGTTGGCTCATTACTTTATGCCAGCGCAGAAATAGCCTGCATCCTTGCCGGTGCAGATGAAAGCACTACAGGCATAATGTGCAGTTACGCAGTAAATTTGGGTATGGCATATCAGATGATTACCGACATCGAGAAAGATTACTCCCGTGGTAGTGACGGCTTGGACTTTTCGGAGGAATATGTGCCGGTATCCAAAGCCGGTTATACCGGGCTAATGGGTTTTGATAAAACTCGCAAACAGGTGGAAGGCTTATTGGAAGAATGCTCGCGCAGCATAAGCCCATATCCAAATAACGCAGTGTTGATGGAGTTCATTCAAATGATTAAGGAGAGGCTACCATAATTTGTCATGATAGATATTCATTGCCATATTATTCCCAATATCGATGATGGTTCTAACGGGTTAGATAAAAGTATAACTCAACTGGAAAATATGGAAAGGGGCGGCATCAAAAAAGTGTACCTTACCTCTCATTATTTTCGAGGTCATTACTATTACTCCCGAGCAGAATACGATAGCAAAATGAATGCCTTAGCGCAAGCCGCAAAGCAAGCAGGTCTAGATATCTGCCTGCAAAGTGGATTTGAAATCTTTATCCAACCGGGTATTTGTGAAGATATCAAAGCAAAAAATCTTACCTTAGGCGATAGCCCCTACGTACTTATAGAATCAGAATTAAATGGTCTGCCGTCAGATTTCTACGATAATGTTTATCCCCTGCTGAGGGCAGGATATAAACCCATTTTGGCGCATGCGGAACGTTATGTGAGCATAATGAAAAAGCCGGGAAGAGTGCGGGAATTGAACGATAAAAACATCTATGTGCAAACTAATGCAGGTGCCTTGGTGGGGCTTTATGGTGAAAAAGTAAGACAAACTGCTTGGACGATTATTGAAAATGGGTGGTCTCACTTTGTGGCTTCAGACGATCATGTACGAGGAGAATACCGCGCCATGTTCGATGCTTACGAGTTAATTTCGGATCGCATCGATGAACATACCGCTAACTTACTGTGCAAAGAATTTCCTGCAGCTATTGCCAGCGAAGAAAAGATACCTTATAGCTATGTGCATATTCATACCCTAAGAAAGCACCACCACAGAAGCTGGTTTCGGAGTATCTTTGGCTAAAGTTCTAATAACTGGTGTTACCGGTTTTGTAGGCAGAGCCGTTCTGAAGAGTTTGCTGCCATTAGATCATGAGATTCATGCTTTGGTGCGTCCCGGTACTTCCAAAAAAAGACTGCAAAATCTACACGATAACGTTTCAATTCACGCAGTAGATTTGGCAGACACATATGCCCTGCGAGATTATTTGAAAACAGAGGATTTCTCGGTGGTGATACACATCGGAGCTTTACGAGGCGGACGTAAGGCAAGCAGGCTGGAATACTATCGCAGCAATGTAAGCAGCACCGAACAATTTGTAGATTTTTGCCTCAAACATTCTGCTAAACTAATATTTTGTAGCTCGGTGGGCGTGTTCGGTGCGATTCCCAAAGAATTACCGGCAAATTCTCAAACCGAAAGAAACGCAGATAATTACTACCACTACACAAAGATTGAAGCCGAAAAGATTATCGGCAGAGCTGTCTTACATGGGCTTATCGCAGCAATAATCCGCCCCAGTATCACCTATGGCAAAGGAGATTATGGCTTTCCTTATCAATTAGTTAAACTGGTGCATAAATACTGTTTCCCCCAAATCAATAAACGCATTTGGATTCATCTGTGCAACATAGACGCATTAGTAGCTGCCTTTAGGTGGTGTTTACAAAACGACTTTGGCAGTTCATTGACTTGGAATGTGGCAGATAGAGAGCCGGTTGAACTTGGTGCTTTGGTAAACTTCATCTCACGTCAGGTACATAAAAAGAACTATCCCAGCATTTTCACCATCGACAGGCGTTTTTTTGCTGCGGGGGAAAAGCTATCCCGAATACTTAAAAATGAACTATTCATCAGCCGCTTTGAACTGATATCCCAAAGTTGGTTTTATGACGTGCAAGATTATTATGCTCAAATGAAGATCTCAGAGATAAAACCGCACTTCACAATTCCAGATTTCCAAATCACTATCGATGACTACCTGAAGAAATAATGGCTATTCCTATAATTAGAAACTGGAAATCATATTATCCCATTGCTAATGAAGGGCTTGGATCTTCTTATGAAAGAATAGTTCTTAATAATCTTTTGTTAAAACTATATAAGATAAACAGATATAAAACAGTCATCGAAAGCCCTTGTTTTGGATTTACGGGGATAAGCGGCATAAATCTGGTAGCGCTTGCCCAAAAAGGATGCAAAGTTATTCTTGAAGATCATGATCTTGACCGCATCGAATTGGTTGGCGAAACATGGGGACAGCTTTCTTTACCGGTAGAACTGCACTTCAATTTGGATTATTGTAAGCTGGACTATCCAGATAAATCTATTGATTTTGGGTTCAATTTCTCAGCCTTATGGTTTGTGTCAGATCTGCCAATATTCTTAAGTGAGCTATGTCGAGTAGTAAGAAAACAAATTCTCATTTGTGTGCCCAATCGAGATGGAATAGGCTTTAAGGGGCAATTGCGGGGCTATAGTAAAGAGCTATATCCCAATCTGCATCCAGAAAATATAGATCCACACAGTATAATTTGGCTTATGCGCAAACTAGGCTGGAGCCTGGTTGAAGAGAATTATATCGATTGCCCGCCATGGCCGGATATCGGAATGAATAAAGAGGAATACCTGAAGCAAATAATGGGCAAAAAGATTGTTGAACCTAGTCCCAAATCTAACCTTATCAACGCAAAATCCATATCTATTATGCCATATTACCTTGGTGAAGACCCAAGCTTTGCCAATAGGATGCTGCGTTTTGGGTTTCTTGAAAACAATGCTCCAAAGTTTTTCAAACGCATTTGGGCACATCATCATTATTATCTGTTTAGTCCGTGAGCAAACGTAATAAGATTTTCCTAATTGTAGGGGCAATAATCGGATTTGGGCTGATATTGCTTTGGTTGAGATACATTCCGCTTAACGAAGTAAAGATGTATTTTAAGCAGATAATCCCAATATATGTTGTGTTGGCGGTAGTTACATATCTCTTGGCTTACTTCGTGAGATCCTATCGGTGGAATCTTATTCTGAGACAAAACATTACCCTTCCGGTAAGAGATACATGGTTATATGCGATGGGGGGAAATCTGGTTAATTATATAATTCCCATCAGAGCAGGAGAACTGGTTAAGGCATGGTTTATCAAAAAGAATCATCAAATGGCGATGTCCCAAACTCTTGCCTCGGTGTTTATAGATAAAACCTTCGATACACTTGCCATAATTAGCGTAATTGTTCTTATTCCATTTCTTGCCATCAATCTAAACATGGGGCTAAGCATCCTTCTTATGCTGTTGATTCTGGTGTTTGTTATATCGGTGGGAGCGTTGTTGTTGGCGGCCTGGCGTAAAGACCTTATCTTAAAGTACTTGGTTCTGCTAATACGACTATTTCCAAAGCGTTTTCAAACCAGGCTTGAAGGGACAATAAACAATTTTGTAGAGGGCTTGAATCTGCTTGAACACAGGCCCCGTATTCTACTGGGGGCAGTGCTTCTAACTGGATTGGGTATATTGCTGGACGGTTTGTATTTCTTCCTTATGTTTAAAGCTTTTGGTATCCAATTCAGCTTTATTATGGTGCTTTTTGGCTATACTCTCATCAATATGAGCTATGCATTACCTCAACCTCCAGCTCAGTTAGGTAGTAATGAATGGATGA
Encoded proteins:
- a CDS encoding deoxyribodipyrimidine photo-lyase, translating into MIDIDSCLNQRILRTQESSDNSGNYVLYWMQQAQRIENNPALDFAVLYANKLQIPLRVCFILSSEISNASAAHYRFMLQGLMETAKEAYKQHLSFSIYWGTFTRVISVLAKEARVLVLDHGCLLWQKKIRNSLFTMDELKHCNLYELDTEAVVPI
- a CDS encoding polyprenyl synthetase family protein, with product MLLQKYFESRMQMIDEGLISALSFDKRYAGQLKEAIAKAVIPGGKRWRPLLLVSIFEMLTGLKKNNKILPDVIKAACAVELVHNAALIHDDLPSVMNKKERRGNLALHQEYGNAVAILAADALFTLAFEIMGEIKDARKANLAIRSLALNAKSYGMIGGQVIDLASKRKVMKINTLRYIDMKKVGSLLYASAEIACILAGADESTTGIMCSYAVNLGMAYQMITDIEKDYSRGSDGLDFSEEYVPVSKAGYTGLMGFDKTRKQVEGLLEECSRSISPYPNNAVLMEFIQMIKERLP
- a CDS encoding capsular biosynthesis protein, with the protein product MIDIHCHIIPNIDDGSNGLDKSITQLENMERGGIKKVYLTSHYFRGHYYYSRAEYDSKMNALAQAAKQAGLDICLQSGFEIFIQPGICEDIKAKNLTLGDSPYVLIESELNGLPSDFYDNVYPLLRAGYKPILAHAERYVSIMKKPGRVRELNDKNIYVQTNAGALVGLYGEKVRQTAWTIIENGWSHFVASDDHVRGEYRAMFDAYELISDRIDEHTANLLCKEFPAAIASEEKIPYSYVHIHTLRKHHHRSWFRSIFG
- a CDS encoding NAD(P)-dependent oxidoreductase: MAKVLITGVTGFVGRAVLKSLLPLDHEIHALVRPGTSKKRLQNLHDNVSIHAVDLADTYALRDYLKTEDFSVVIHIGALRGGRKASRLEYYRSNVSSTEQFVDFCLKHSAKLIFCSSVGVFGAIPKELPANSQTERNADNYYHYTKIEAEKIIGRAVLHGLIAAIIRPSITYGKGDYGFPYQLVKLVHKYCFPQINKRIWIHLCNIDALVAAFRWCLQNDFGSSLTWNVADREPVELGALVNFISRQVHKKNYPSIFTIDRRFFAAGEKLSRILKNELFISRFELISQSWFYDVQDYYAQMKISEIKPHFTIPDFQITIDDYLKK
- a CDS encoding class I SAM-dependent methyltransferase, which translates into the protein MAIPIIRNWKSYYPIANEGLGSSYERIVLNNLLLKLYKINRYKTVIESPCFGFTGISGINLVALAQKGCKVILEDHDLDRIELVGETWGQLSLPVELHFNLDYCKLDYPDKSIDFGFNFSALWFVSDLPIFLSELCRVVRKQILICVPNRDGIGFKGQLRGYSKELYPNLHPENIDPHSIIWLMRKLGWSLVEENYIDCPPWPDIGMNKEEYLKQIMGKKIVEPSPKSNLINAKSISIMPYYLGEDPSFANRMLRFGFLENNAPKFFKRIWAHHHYYLFSP
- a CDS encoding flippase-like domain-containing protein; amino-acid sequence: MSKRNKIFLIVGAIIGFGLILLWLRYIPLNEVKMYFKQIIPIYVVLAVVTYLLAYFVRSYRWNLILRQNITLPVRDTWLYAMGGNLVNYIIPIRAGELVKAWFIKKNHQMAMSQTLASVFIDKTFDTLAIISVIVLIPFLAINLNMGLSILLMLLILVFVISVGALLLAAWRKDLILKYLVLLIRLFPKRFQTRLEGTINNFVEGLNLLEHRPRILLGAVLLTGLGILLDGLYFFLMFKAFGIQFSFIMVLFGYTLINMSYALPQPPAQLGSNEWMMIIIFSMGFSLTKSSASAIMAFAHILTAMLMGLVGSIAFAVSGYEVVQMIIKGEKIDG